A genomic segment from Amphiura filiformis chromosome 10, Afil_fr2py, whole genome shotgun sequence encodes:
- the LOC140162041 gene encoding uncharacterized protein has protein sequence MLVNCRSLKSERKQHDFLDLVETHRPDVICGQESHVDASFSSSEVFPSGYTISRKDVHGGGVFVAITDQLVSTTEYSLDSKSETIWCKISVVGSKPMYIGSFYRPTNDRLEPLNELNESLSKLSQNGGLPNVILAGDLNCPSIDWDDHIVLPNPQYGYAVNRLLLDTVNDHGLHQHVHKPTRLDNILDLLFTTNPDLVEKVTVSPGMSDHSVVTATVNIKAKLSRKHPRKFFIFRKMNVEGIKNDAKVFQDSFLQSASENTRPASDNWVLFKSHINELLTTHVPQTVVKQRWDVPWTTQPIRRLIRKKKRVYNAYKSNKNSQTWEKFTKLRKTVQTELKHSKNDYLMGLLEDNNQENSKPSVNKKILGTCKKPYIIIHLPTRIQSTALL, from the coding sequence ATGTTGGTTAATTGCAGAAGTCTTAAGAGCGAAAGAAAGCAACATGATTTCTTAGATCTTGTTGAAACCCACAGGCCTGATGTAATATGTGGGCAGGAGTCTCACGTTGATGCTTCGTTTTCCTCTTCTGAAGTATTTCCATCGGGTTACACTATCTCGCGTAAAGATGTGCATGGTGGGGGTGTTTTTGTAGCAATTACAGATCAGCTCGTATCAACAACCGAATATTCCCTTGATTCCAAAAGTGAAACCATTTGGTGTAAAATCAGTGTAGTTGGAAGTAAACCAATGTATATAGGTTCTTTTTATAGGCCAACTAATGACAGACTTGAGCCCTTAAATGAGCTTAATGAATCTCTTAGCAAGTTATCACAAAATGGTGGTCTGCCAAATGTAATTCTTGCGGGTGATTTAAATTGTCCCAGCATAGACTGGGATGATCATATTGTATTACCTAATCCTCAATATGGCTATGCTGTCAATAGGTTGTTGCTAGATACAGTGAACGATCATGGATTACATCAACATGTTCATAAACCGACTCGCTTAGATAATATATTGGATCTTCTATTTACCACTAACCCTGATCTTGTGGAAAAAGTAACTGTCTCCCCTGGTATGAGTGATCACTCTGTTGTAACAGCCACAGTTAATATCAAGGCTAAGTTAAGCAGGAAACATCCTcgtaaatttttcatttttaggaaaatGAACGTCGAAGGTATCAAGAACGATGCAAAGGTTTTTCAGGATAGTTTTTTACAATCTGCGTCTGAAAATACACGTCCTGCCAGTGACAATTGGGTGCTGTTCAAATCACATATCAATGAGTTGCTAACTACTCATGTGCCTCAGACAGTAGTTAAGCAGAGATGGGATGTTCCCTGGACGACGCAACCAATTCGTAGACTTATCCGTAAAAAGAAAAGGGTATACAATGCATATAAGAGTAATAAAAACAGCCAAACTTGGGAGAAGTTCACAAAGCTTAGAAAGACCGTGCAGACAGAATTAAAGCATTCCAAAAATGATTATTTAATGGGTCTTCTTGAAGACAACAATCAAGAAAACTCAAAACCATCTGTCAACAAAAAAATTCTGGGGACATGTAAAAAACCTTATATTATTATCCACCTTCCAACACGGATTCAGAGCACAGCACTCTTGTGA